A genomic window from Acinetobacter chinensis includes:
- a CDS encoding DUF2147 domain-containing protein, with protein MKKIALALGLLGLTALANAADPLNGTVWKTIDDKTKQPKAVVKFTEQKNGTLTASIQNILTPGEENACTKCEGPYNNKSLKGLTIIHGLKNTGGTSYGNGSILDPQSGKTYKLKGELASGGKKLELRGYIGVAALGRNQTWIRAN; from the coding sequence ATGAAAAAAATTGCACTTGCATTAGGATTGCTCGGATTGACAGCTTTAGCTAATGCAGCAGACCCGCTGAATGGCACGGTCTGGAAAACGATTGACGATAAAACCAAGCAACCGAAAGCGGTTGTGAAGTTCACTGAACAGAAAAACGGTACGCTGACGGCCAGCATCCAGAACATTCTGACACCAGGTGAAGAAAACGCCTGTACCAAGTGTGAAGGACCTTATAACAATAAATCACTGAAAGGTTTAACGATTATTCATGGTCTGAAAAATACAGGCGGAACCAGTTATGGCAATGGTTCAATTCTTGATCCTCAGTCTGGTAAAACTTATAAGCTGAAAGGTGAACTGGCTTCTGGCGGTAAGAAACTTGAGCTGAGAGGTTATATCGGTGTTGCTGCTTTAGGTCGTAACCAAACCTGGATTCGTGCAAACTGA
- a CDS encoding alpha/beta hydrolase has protein sequence MKIAPMWKQIITESILKTAIRTPSQFTLPVGSLRFALEQMCRIFPQNRDIQVRALRLSGIRAEELKPQKESTQLILHIHGGAFFLGSLNTHRAFLSDLAARTQMQVIHVDYPLSPEHPYPEAVDALFDVYCTLIDQGIQSKDIILSGDSCGANLALALTLKIRNEQMPQVSGLMLLSPFLDLTLTGNSIRNNRKHDALLSPEALEAGIAYYVPAGMDKADPKVSPLFDDFKGLPPTLVQIGSKEILLDDAERFKKKAVEAGVQVSYKLYTGMWHNFQMFHHWFDEAERALADIAEFAHQCDAD, from the coding sequence ATGAAGATCGCACCCATGTGGAAACAAATTATTACAGAAAGTATTTTAAAGACCGCCATCCGTACCCCCAGTCAGTTCACTCTGCCTGTCGGAAGTCTCAGATTTGCACTTGAACAGATGTGTCGGATTTTCCCGCAGAACAGAGATATTCAGGTACGTGCCCTTCGACTTTCCGGCATCCGTGCAGAAGAGCTGAAACCGCAGAAAGAATCAACTCAGCTGATTCTGCATATTCATGGCGGTGCTTTTTTCCTGGGTTCATTAAATACTCATCGGGCATTTCTGAGCGATCTTGCTGCGCGTACACAAATGCAGGTCATTCATGTGGACTACCCTCTTTCACCTGAACATCCTTATCCGGAAGCAGTCGATGCATTATTTGATGTTTACTGCACTTTAATTGATCAGGGGATTCAGTCAAAAGATATTATTCTTTCCGGAGATTCATGTGGTGCCAACCTCGCTCTTGCACTGACCCTGAAAATACGCAATGAACAGATGCCACAGGTCAGTGGTCTGATGCTGCTGTCTCCCTTTCTGGATCTGACTCTGACTGGAAACTCCATCCGTAACAACCGTAAACATGATGCCCTGCTTTCACCTGAAGCATTGGAAGCAGGTATTGCCTACTATGTTCCAGCCGGCATGGATAAGGCTGATCCTAAAGTCTCTCCTTTATTTGATGACTTCAAGGGTCTTCCACCAACACTGGTGCAGATTGGTTCTAAAGAAATTTTACTGGATGACGCCGAGCGTTTTAAGAAGAAAGCGGTCGAAGCGGGTGTACAGGTCAGTTATAAGCTTTACACGGGCATGTGGCATAACTTTCAGATGTTCCATCACTGGTTTGATGAAGCAGAACGTGCGCTGGCAGATATTGCCGAATTTGCACATCAGTGTGATGCGGACTGA
- a CDS encoding FMN-dependent NADH-azoreductase — MKVLHIDSSILGDASVSRQLSQAIVKQLQAGNSTAEVQYLDLAQQEIPHLTADILMGQNAEQSALGEKLIQQYLDADVVVVGAAMYNFGLSSALKAWIDRIAVAGKTFKYTENGAVGLAGDKKVYIASSRGGVYGDNSPADFQEGLLKTVFGFTGVTDIQVVRAEGVNMGDELKSKALSDALAQVQAI; from the coding sequence ATGAAAGTTCTACATATTGATTCAAGTATTTTGGGCGATGCATCTGTTTCACGTCAACTGAGTCAGGCGATTGTTAAACAGCTTCAGGCGGGTAACAGCACTGCTGAGGTGCAGTATCTTGATCTGGCACAGCAGGAAATTCCACATCTGACCGCAGACATTCTGATGGGACAGAATGCTGAGCAGTCAGCGCTGGGTGAAAAACTGATCCAGCAGTATCTGGATGCAGATGTGGTTGTAGTGGGTGCAGCCATGTATAACTTCGGTCTGTCATCTGCACTGAAAGCGTGGATTGATCGTATTGCAGTTGCAGGCAAAACATTCAAATATACTGAAAATGGTGCTGTGGGTCTGGCTGGTGATAAAAAAGTGTATATCGCCAGCAGTCGTGGCGGTGTGTATGGCGACAACAGTCCGGCTGACTTTCAGGAAGGTCTGTTGAAAACGGTATTTGGCTTTACCGGTGTGACCGATATTCAGGTGGTTCGTGCTGAAGGTGTCAACATGGGCGATGAACTGAAAAGCAAAGCACTTTCAGATGCGCTGGCACAGGTTCAGGCAATCTGA
- a CDS encoding GGDEF domain-containing protein, with amino-acid sequence MKALFSSVKSSSLKTKMVESLFESGPVMNWGTLNKCILMLILAAGVHLTWVIWKGTIILNPELWQWVDLALIKKQIQLNIVFLILFTLMIIPCRLWAEKKWVQQWFPYISVGIFVASICRDGYLIGVLSPATMISYVSLVTVGLVLLPRVLVYCAFIPATIFLAGCGYLSYMGVMTYAPIFHLSGYSYTNGFWILSMLFFIIPILCTCLFLFESLLSQWRHREQLIQHLSQVDPLTNTRNRRSINECLEQLDVLNEKESAVYAVVLVDLDHFKLINDRFGHHKGDEALILVSDELSKHVRDSDIVGRFGGEEFILILHHSSEQQAQRIAERCRQAIEQIVLFSDDEEAIHITASFGIAASAPGIKPMKLLNLADKALYEAKAQGRNQVCSYFHSAFLDTV; translated from the coding sequence ATGAAAGCACTGTTTTCATCGGTTAAAAGCTCCTCATTAAAAACAAAAATGGTGGAGAGTCTGTTCGAAAGTGGTCCCGTCATGAACTGGGGCACGCTGAATAAATGCATTCTGATGCTGATTCTTGCGGCAGGCGTACACCTGACCTGGGTCATCTGGAAAGGCACTATTATTCTGAATCCTGAGCTATGGCAATGGGTTGACCTGGCGTTGATTAAAAAACAGATTCAGCTCAATATTGTCTTTCTGATTCTTTTTACCCTGATGATTATTCCCTGCCGTTTATGGGCTGAAAAAAAATGGGTTCAGCAGTGGTTCCCTTACATCTCGGTCGGTATTTTTGTTGCATCCATCTGCCGTGATGGTTATCTGATCGGTGTGCTCAGTCCTGCGACCATGATTTCCTATGTCAGCCTGGTCACAGTTGGACTGGTGCTGCTCCCAAGAGTGCTTGTCTACTGTGCTTTTATACCCGCAACCATTTTTCTGGCAGGCTGTGGCTATCTCAGTTATATGGGGGTAATGACCTATGCACCTATTTTTCATCTGAGCGGTTACAGCTACACAAACGGCTTCTGGATTCTTTCCATGCTGTTTTTTATCATTCCAATTCTGTGTACCTGTCTGTTTCTGTTCGAATCGCTTCTGAGCCAGTGGCGTCACAGAGAGCAGCTGATTCAACATTTAAGTCAGGTTGACCCACTGACCAATACACGCAACCGCCGAAGCATCAATGAATGCCTGGAACAGCTGGATGTACTCAATGAAAAGGAAAGTGCAGTATATGCTGTGGTACTGGTCGACCTGGATCATTTCAAGCTGATCAACGACCGTTTTGGACATCATAAAGGTGATGAAGCACTGATTCTGGTCAGTGATGAACTGTCAAAACATGTCAGAGACAGTGATATTGTCGGGCGTTTTGGCGGTGAAGAATTCATTCTGATTCTGCATCATTCTTCTGAACAGCAGGCTCAGCGTATTGCAGAACGCTGTCGTCAGGCGATTGAACAGATTGTACTTTTCAGTGATGATGAAGAAGCAATTCATATTACAGCCAGTTTTGGTATTGCTGCTTCTGCACCTGGTATCAAACCCATGAAACTGCTGAATCTTGCAGATAAAGCACTGTATGAAGCAAAGGCTCAGGGGCGTAATCAGGTCTGTTCATATTTCCACAGTGCTTTTCTGGATACAGTCTGA
- a CDS encoding glutathione S-transferase family protein, with amino-acid sequence MMQLYTGNKNYSSWSMRAWLILKHFDLPFQDHFVAFDDFSADGQFKQQVSKLSPAGKVPVLLHDQLAVWDTLAIAEYLAEQFPEKQLWPQDRLQRAKARTVAAEMHSGFMQLRSLCPMNIEADLSAVGQQLWQQHAGLRQDVQRVEQIWSEADGFLFGDFSIADAFYAPVVMRLMSYRLPVTELSQQYMQKIQHLPAVRQWMDAAKREHLFVQADEPYRTSGG; translated from the coding sequence ATGATGCAGTTATATACAGGCAATAAAAATTACTCCAGCTGGTCTATGCGTGCATGGCTGATTCTGAAGCATTTCGATCTTCCATTTCAGGATCATTTCGTTGCTTTTGATGATTTCAGTGCAGATGGGCAGTTTAAACAGCAGGTATCAAAGCTGAGTCCAGCAGGAAAAGTTCCCGTTTTACTGCATGATCAGCTGGCTGTCTGGGATACGCTTGCTATTGCAGAATATCTGGCAGAGCAGTTTCCAGAAAAGCAGTTATGGCCGCAGGATCGGTTACAAAGAGCCAAAGCCCGAACAGTGGCCGCTGAAATGCACAGTGGTTTTATGCAGCTCAGAAGTCTGTGTCCGATGAATATTGAAGCTGATTTATCCGCTGTAGGTCAGCAGCTGTGGCAGCAGCATGCGGGTCTGCGACAGGATGTACAGCGTGTGGAGCAGATCTGGTCAGAAGCGGATGGTTTTCTTTTTGGAGACTTCAGTATTGCTGATGCATTTTATGCGCCTGTGGTGATGCGTCTGATGAGCTACCGGCTGCCTGTGACTGAGTTGAGTCAGCAATACATGCAGAAAATACAGCATCTGCCTGCGGTCAGACAGTGGATGGATGCTGCAAAACGTGAACATTTGTTTGTACAGGCAGATGAGCCTTACCGTACATCCGGCGGATAA
- a CDS encoding transporter produces the protein MSVFKFTGVVIAAGFSLNAVAAEFSFDRPGAGMGTGITPVGQLAWEQSIPAASYNETVSDGVKQKTVTLNGDMLFRTGLAKDLELQLGWQGPGWIKTKRAGKSVEEDGLGDVSIGIKKAIDLKDDKLSMAVLAEAIIATGNDGFTNEDDIYSLTSAVSYDYSDLVTTSITMRYEAQNSDWAVTAVPTIEYAITDKLSGFSEFVYRKAESQDYEYALGSGVVYALNESTQLDASIGVGLNGNDRDYQAGLGFSYLF, from the coding sequence ATGTCAGTTTTTAAATTTACTGGTGTGGTGATTGCCGCCGGTTTCAGCCTGAACGCTGTTGCAGCAGAATTTTCTTTTGACCGCCCTGGCGCAGGTATGGGAACAGGGATTACACCTGTAGGACAGCTTGCCTGGGAGCAGAGTATTCCTGCTGCCAGCTATAATGAAACTGTGTCAGATGGTGTAAAGCAAAAAACAGTCACCCTCAATGGCGACATGCTGTTCCGTACTGGTCTGGCGAAAGATCTGGAACTTCAGTTGGGCTGGCAGGGACCGGGGTGGATCAAGACCAAAAGAGCAGGCAAGTCTGTAGAAGAAGATGGTCTGGGTGATGTCAGTATCGGGATCAAAAAAGCCATTGATCTGAAAGATGATAAACTTAGTATGGCTGTGCTGGCAGAAGCAATCATTGCAACAGGAAATGATGGTTTCACCAATGAAGATGATATTTACAGTCTGACTTCAGCGGTTTCCTATGATTACAGTGATCTGGTGACCACCTCGATTACAATGCGTTATGAAGCGCAGAACAGCGACTGGGCTGTTACGGCTGTACCAACCATTGAATATGCCATTACCGATAAACTCTCTGGCTTTTCTGAGTTTGTATACCGTAAAGCTGAAAGCCAGGATTATGAATATGCTTTAGGTTCAGGGGTTGTTTATGCACTGAATGAGAGTACCCAACTAGATGCCAGTATCGGTGTTGGTTTAAATGGTAATGATCGTGACTATCAGGCAGGCTTAGGTTTCTCATATCTGTTCTGA
- a CDS encoding ankyrin repeat domain-containing protein, giving the protein MLTAQQQVLVQAIEELNVALVQRLLAEGLDPDFIDPEKGPAISVWSDGLFQWWEQVCEAYETGEPLSEDQKQQLLAAHMDILEALIQAKVNLHLWDTEEVYGPLWDAASSACVPAVKRLLEAQVEPNSKDDEGLTILSSISDLFFDCEFDEINWAESLPEEKQTLELLRSHGAKMTKELT; this is encoded by the coding sequence ATGCTAACAGCACAGCAACAGGTTCTGGTTCAGGCCATTGAAGAACTGAACGTCGCTCTTGTACAGCGCCTTCTTGCAGAAGGTCTTGACCCTGATTTTATTGATCCTGAAAAAGGACCTGCAATCTCTGTCTGGTCAGACGGTCTGTTCCAGTGGTGGGAGCAGGTCTGTGAAGCCTATGAAACAGGTGAGCCGCTTTCTGAAGATCAGAAACAGCAGTTACTGGCAGCACACATGGATATTCTGGAAGCACTTATTCAGGCAAAAGTGAACCTTCATCTGTGGGATACAGAGGAAGTTTATGGACCCCTCTGGGATGCAGCAAGCTCAGCATGTGTACCTGCGGTTAAACGTTTACTTGAGGCTCAGGTTGAGCCGAACAGTAAAGATGATGAAGGTCTGACCATTCTGTCCTCCATCAGTGATCTGTTTTTTGACTGTGAGTTTGACGAAATTAACTGGGCAGAATCATTGCCTGAAGAAAAGCAGACACTGGAACTGTTACGCAGTCATGGTGCAAAAATGACCAAAGAATTAACATAA
- a CDS encoding HPF/RaiA family ribosome-associated protein, with translation MNIEIRTDKNIQNSDRLISYVRAELNQEFQRHSERITHFSVHFSDENGDKGGDDDIKCMIEARPAGLKPVVVTHRAHNVDTAVHGAIDRLKRSLEHTFEKKENPRGGQLEFADADADIADVDD, from the coding sequence ATGAACATTGAAATCCGTACTGATAAAAACATTCAAAACAGCGACCGTTTAATTAGTTATGTACGTGCAGAACTAAACCAGGAATTCCAGCGTCACAGCGAACGGATCACCCATTTTTCAGTGCATTTCAGCGATGAAAATGGTGACAAAGGTGGCGATGATGATATCAAGTGTATGATCGAAGCCCGTCCGGCAGGACTGAAGCCAGTTGTGGTGACCCATCGGGCACATAATGTGGACACCGCTGTTCATGGTGCGATTGATCGTTTAAAACGCAGTCTTGAGCATACATTTGAGAAAAAAGAGAATCCACGTGGTGGGCAGCTTGAATTTGCTGATGCAGATGCAGACATTGCAGATGTCGATGATTGA
- a CDS encoding outer membrane protein OmpK, with protein MKLTQITVALTVASTAAFTQAAPVWQDFSLTGLYGENYEVVDEKQTTLTVEYAAKVKYADVFFFMDRMHGSDDNNVTYFELAPRLSLGEITGKKLAAGPVKDVLIATTWEGNQDNFGNDFDNFLYGVGFDLNIPYTQYASVNFYRANNEIQKDDYQMTITYGVPFKLGSEDFLVDGFLDWSTAEKDDVAHASELNWTTQWKWNAGKHISPDTRLYLGIEHSVWNNKFGVKGKDENNVSALVKYHF; from the coding sequence ATGAAACTTACACAAATTACTGTTGCTCTGACAGTTGCATCCACTGCTGCATTCACTCAGGCTGCTCCAGTCTGGCAGGATTTCAGTCTGACAGGTCTTTATGGTGAAAACTATGAAGTTGTAGATGAAAAGCAGACCACACTGACTGTTGAATATGCTGCTAAAGTAAAATATGCAGATGTATTCTTCTTTATGGATCGCATGCATGGTTCAGATGACAACAATGTCACTTATTTTGAACTTGCACCTCGTTTAAGCCTGGGCGAAATTACCGGTAAAAAACTGGCAGCGGGTCCTGTTAAAGATGTTCTGATCGCAACTACATGGGAAGGCAACCAGGACAACTTCGGCAACGATTTTGACAACTTCCTCTATGGTGTGGGCTTTGATCTGAACATTCCATACACTCAGTATGCAAGTGTCAATTTCTACCGTGCCAACAACGAAATTCAGAAAGATGACTACCAGATGACCATCACTTATGGTGTGCCATTCAAACTGGGTTCTGAAGACTTCCTTGTTGATGGTTTCCTGGACTGGTCAACTGCTGAAAAAGATGACGTTGCGCATGCAAGCGAACTGAACTGGACGACACAGTGGAAATGGAATGCAGGTAAACATATCTCTCCAGATACACGTCTGTACCTCGGTATTGAACATTCCGTATGGAACAACAAATTCGGTGTTAAAGGCAAAGACGAAAACAACGTCAGCGCTTTGGTTAAATACCATTTCTGA
- a CDS encoding GNAT family N-acetyltransferase, whose product MNFMIRAAQKDDLPQIMQIYNTEIMTGTATWNSQPKSLQDYEQWFNDLQTNSFPLFVAVESVSQQIAGYAEFSTFRNFNGYHQTVEHAVYVDPQFARQGLGKALMLELIRHAKQQGIHVMVAAIDHENTGSIRLHEQLGFKQTGYMPQVGQKFGQWRDLVLMQLIFG is encoded by the coding sequence ATGAATTTTATGATCCGCGCTGCGCAAAAAGATGATCTGCCTCAGATTATGCAGATTTACAACACTGAAATCATGACAGGAACGGCTACATGGAACAGTCAGCCCAAATCACTGCAGGATTATGAACAGTGGTTTAATGACTTGCAGACAAACAGTTTCCCGCTGTTTGTTGCTGTAGAGTCCGTCTCACAGCAGATCGCAGGATATGCAGAATTTTCCACTTTCCGTAATTTTAATGGCTACCATCAGACAGTTGAGCATGCGGTCTATGTTGACCCACAGTTTGCACGCCAGGGATTAGGCAAAGCCTTGATGCTTGAACTGATCAGACATGCCAAACAACAGGGCATTCATGTCATGGTCGCTGCAATTGATCATGAGAATACTGGCTCGATTCGTTTGCATGAACAGCTCGGTTTTAAGCAAACAGGTTATATGCCTCAGGTCGGTCAAAAATTTGGTCAGTGGCGAGATCTGGTGTTAATGCAGTTAATTTTTGGATAG
- the parE gene encoding DNA topoisomerase IV subunit B, giving the protein MSQYTAQSLEVLSGLDPVRRRPGMYTDTSRPNHLAQEVIDNSVDEALAGHASKITVTVYKDGSLSVEDNGRGMPVDIHPEYGQSGIEIILTKLHAGGKFSTDNYQFSGGLHGVGISVVNALSDRVEVEVQRQGNLYKMAFEHGEAVAPLEVLEGKAPKRASGTTVHFWPEAKYFDSPKFALKALKHNLKAKAVLAAGLQIIYIDQINDEKIEWQFENGLVDYLMDELEDREILPEPAFVATGEAERASAEFAICWNVEGGEQIQESYVNLIPTAQGGTHVNGLRSGVTDAMREFCELRNLLPRNMKLSAEDVWDGVNYILSLKFQEPQFSGQTKERLSSREASSIVLNIAKDAFALWLNQNSDVAMQLAEMVIAKAGRRLKAAKKVERKKIVAGPTLPGKLSDCVGHSLEESELFIVEGDSAGGSAKQARDKNFQAIMPIRGKILNTWEVSSDEVLASQEVHNIAIAIGVDPGSDDLSELRYGKICILADADSDGLHIATLLCALFVKHFPAMVDAGHLYVAMPPLFRIDDAKDVHYALDEQELEAILKKVKTKNPQITRFKGLGEMNASQLRETTLDPNTRRLVQLDLDDTQLTANLLDKLLAKKRSGDRKDWLEQKGNLADLGV; this is encoded by the coding sequence GTGTCTCAATATACGGCTCAATCACTTGAAGTTTTATCTGGTCTGGACCCTGTGCGCCGTCGCCCAGGGATGTATACCGATACTTCACGACCGAACCATCTTGCACAGGAGGTGATTGATAACTCTGTCGATGAGGCACTTGCAGGACACGCCAGTAAAATTACCGTCACGGTCTATAAAGACGGCTCCTTATCTGTTGAAGACAATGGTCGTGGTATGCCGGTCGATATTCACCCTGAATATGGGCAGAGCGGGATTGAAATTATTCTGACTAAACTGCATGCGGGCGGTAAATTCAGCACGGATAACTATCAGTTCTCAGGTGGTTTGCATGGTGTGGGGATTTCCGTCGTCAATGCCTTGTCAGATCGCGTTGAAGTGGAGGTTCAGCGTCAGGGCAATCTGTATAAAATGGCGTTTGAACATGGTGAAGCTGTTGCGCCACTGGAAGTCCTGGAAGGTAAAGCGCCGAAGCGTGCTTCAGGAACGACCGTTCATTTCTGGCCAGAAGCTAAATATTTCGACTCTCCAAAATTTGCTTTAAAAGCCTTAAAACATAATTTAAAAGCCAAAGCGGTACTAGCTGCTGGCTTGCAGATTATTTATATCGATCAGATCAATGATGAAAAAATAGAATGGCAGTTTGAAAATGGTCTGGTTGACTATTTGATGGATGAACTGGAAGATCGTGAAATTTTACCTGAGCCTGCTTTTGTTGCCACAGGTGAAGCTGAACGTGCTAGTGCTGAATTTGCGATCTGTTGGAATGTTGAAGGCGGTGAACAGATTCAGGAAAGTTACGTTAACCTGATCCCGACTGCACAAGGCGGTACGCATGTGAATGGCTTGCGTTCAGGTGTCACTGATGCGATGCGTGAGTTCTGTGAGCTGCGTAACTTGTTGCCACGTAACATGAAATTGTCAGCAGAAGATGTCTGGGATGGTGTGAACTACATTCTGTCTTTAAAATTTCAGGAACCCCAGTTTTCAGGTCAGACCAAAGAACGTCTTTCCAGTCGTGAAGCATCCAGTATCGTTTTAAATATTGCCAAAGATGCGTTTGCTTTATGGCTCAACCAGAACTCTGATGTGGCAATGCAACTTGCTGAAATGGTGATTGCCAAAGCAGGTCGTCGTTTAAAAGCTGCGAAAAAAGTTGAACGTAAGAAAATCGTTGCAGGTCCAACTTTACCTGGTAAATTGTCAGACTGTGTAGGGCACAGCCTTGAAGAATCTGAACTGTTTATTGTGGAAGGTGACTCTGCGGGCGGTTCTGCAAAACAGGCGCGTGATAAAAATTTCCAGGCGATCATGCCGATTCGTGGGAAAATTTTAAATACCTGGGAAGTGTCTTCAGATGAAGTTCTAGCTTCTCAGGAAGTCCATAATATTGCGATTGCCATCGGTGTGGATCCAGGCAGTGATGATTTGTCTGAACTGCGTTATGGCAAAATCTGTATCCTTGCCGATGCGGACTCAGATGGTTTGCATATCGCGACCTTGCTTTGTGCTTTATTCGTCAAGCATTTCCCGGCAATGGTGGATGCAGGGCATCTGTATGTGGCTATGCCACCACTGTTCCGTATTGATGATGCGAAAGACGTGCATTATGCGTTGGATGAGCAAGAGTTAGAGGCTATCTTAAAGAAAGTTAAAACGAAAAATCCACAGATTACCCGATTTAAGGGATTGGGTGAGATGAACGCAAGTCAGTTGCGTGAAACCACTTTAGATCCGAATACACGCCGTCTGGTACAGCTGGATCTGGATGATACTCAGCTAACTGCGAATTTACTGGATAAATTACTTGCCAAAAAACGTTCAGGCGATCGTAAAGACTGGCTGGAGCAGAAAGGTAATTTAGCTGATCTAGGTGTGTGA
- a CDS encoding YqiA/YcfP family alpha/beta fold hydrolase, translating to MNVIYLHGFNSSPYSIKGQQLKHYADERDDLVVHLPDLNMPPLDAVEKVAQLIQDLEQAALIGSSLGGFYATQLVAKYGVPAVLINPAMRPWQLFRTLFAEAQLPYQVTAQWSLDHAQLDQLEHMAVPSVQYADSLLVLLQQGDEVLDYREAELYYSAGQHQSLIMTEMHGNHAMENFADKIPMVLQFLSDCIKLRKH from the coding sequence ATGAACGTCATTTATTTACATGGATTTAACAGTAGTCCATATTCCATCAAAGGGCAACAGCTGAAACATTATGCAGATGAGCGTGATGATCTGGTGGTGCATCTGCCTGATCTGAATATGCCGCCACTGGACGCAGTGGAAAAAGTGGCTCAGCTGATTCAGGACTTGGAACAGGCGGCACTGATCGGAAGCAGTCTGGGAGGCTTTTATGCGACACAGCTGGTCGCAAAGTATGGTGTGCCTGCTGTACTCATCAATCCTGCCATGCGACCATGGCAGCTGTTCAGAACACTGTTTGCTGAAGCACAGCTGCCTTATCAGGTGACTGCACAATGGTCACTGGATCATGCCCAGCTGGATCAGCTTGAACATATGGCAGTACCATCTGTTCAGTATGCAGACAGTCTGCTGGTGCTGTTGCAGCAGGGCGATGAAGTTTTGGATTATCGTGAAGCAGAACTGTATTATAGTGCAGGGCAGCATCAGTCACTGATCATGACAGAAATGCATGGTAACCATGCAATGGAAAATTTTGCAGATAAAATCCCGATGGTCTTACAGTTTTTATCGGATTGCATAAAATTAAGGAAACATTAA